The genomic region CAATAGTGTTGTATGAAGCAGAGGCCTGGGTTCTTACAAAGGAAGGTAAAGATCTCCTTTAGAAAACATGGCTATGCTGATGACTTGGTATTATCAACACAGTGTAAATCATTTGAAGAGTCAGAGAAAATTCTTACAGATGACTTGAGAGAGATGGGTAGGTACTTTCGAAGATGGCGTCTCCAACCAAATGCCAGCAAAACAGAAGTTGCATGCTTCCACCTGAACAATAGAGAAGCTAACAGAGAGCTAAGAAATCAATTCGAGAATAGAAGCCTCAAACACAATAAGGCTCCAAAATATTTGGGCGTGATACTTGATAGGACACTTTCATTCAAAGAGCACCTAACAAAGACAGCAGAAAAACTAAAAACCCGAAACAATATTATGCAAAAACTTTGCGGAACATCATGGGGAGCTTCAGCATCTACATTGCGCTCTACAGCCCTAAGCCTTGTCTTTTCAACTGCTGAGTACTGTGCTCCAGTCTGGATGAATAGCTCTCATGTTCATAGGGTTGATGTTCAGCTAAATAACTCAATGAGAATGATAGGTGGTGTTCTGAAATCTACCCCTGTGGAATGGCTCCCGGTGTTGAGTCACATCCCACCCCCAAATCTTCGACGCATGAATGCCCTCACTAGAGAGTACAAGAAGATACAGGAAAATCGAAGCCTGCCAATACATGAGGATATACAAGATGCCAATCAGAGCCGTCTGCAATCTCGTAAGCCACCGGTTAGGACGGCAATTACAGCCTTAGATTCAGGTTTCCGTTTAACTGAGGCCTGGCAACAAGCGTGGTCAGCAAAGCAGAACATTGACATCCCATTTGTGGCCAAAAGGCCACCAGGCTTCGATTTGCCTCGTAAAACATGGTCGGCATTGAATAGGGTACGAACTCATCATGGTAGATGTGCCTATCTGATGCATAAGTGGGGGAAGGCTGACTCCCCTTTCTGTGAGTGTGGAGCAGTCCAGACTGTGAGACACATAGTGGAGGAGTGTCCCAGATCAGCATACACGGGTGCACATGAAGATTTCCTGGTggctaaaccagcatcaatagcctacttaaataccctggaagcatgcctctaatttccaggtcaaaagtgactaagatattttcattcgttttatatatgaattttctattgttttcttttttttcgaattttgtgatcataaatgtgttgtgtatactgccatacgctaaataaataaataataaagatctCCTGAATATTTCAGACCGAAAAATCTTGAGGATTTATGGACCAGTTTTCATTAATGGAGATTGGAATATAAGGACAAACAAGGAGTTACCTGACTTATACAGGAAAGCATAGATTGTAGatgtaataaaattcaaaagaatGAGCTGGTTAGGGTACGTTGAAAGAATTACTGGAGCAGTGAAGAAGATCTACAGAGAGAACCCAGGGGGAAGGAGGCTGCGAGAACGTCCTCGCAAGCGCTGGCTGGAGAATGTGGAACAGGAATTGAGAAAGGCGGGTATCAGGGGGTGGAGAAAAAAACTGCTGACAGGGAAGAATGGAGAGGCATTTTGAAAGAGGTCAAGGCCCTGAATGAGCTGTAGCACCAAGGAgtagtaaaataattttaataggatacTTACTTTCAAGAAAATCGGCAAAGAAAACCCAGCAAGATGCGAATACTGAAGCAAAGCCAAGCACAAATCCGAAAAACAACCAGGCTCTAGTTCCTCTTGGACCACAGCAGCCCCCTGAGAATAGTGCATCTCCTCTTATCTGCGCATTTGAAACGGCATTTATCCTGCAAAATTgagaaaacaaattaatataaGAAATCGCACAGATAAAAAATGCTCAGTTCATATTATTAACGGAGAGAAAAATCAAACATATGCATGCAGACATGAGCTGACACATACACACAGACATACGTCTATGTGCATTGTAATATTCGAACACCTGGTGAGGAATTTTTTCTCCGTCTGCCTGCTGATGTGTGTGTTCATCTTTACTGAAACAAGTTTCAAAATCAATCATAATTCTAATGGAGGGTAATTATGTGAAGTGAATTATGatatatgatttttattttaaggAGATGAATATTCGTTTGTTTTGTAGCTGAATGATTTTACATAGAGTGTTAATCTTTATCatgcattattttattgattcatttatacaataagtacattatcaaaatgatagggagaggaaaaataaggtaaccttgtgctattactctcccaaatttagataacacatgcAAGTTAGGAAAACAGAATATTTTATCTTCAAATGACTTATTTTCAGTGTTTAACTCTGGATCATTATTACATACTGCACTTTTCActtcatgaaaaataatattatggttGACTTTATGTGCTGAAATAAGTTTGATTAAAGAGTAAGTATGATTAAGCTTATATTTTAAGTAAATATATAAGTAAGTATATATTCAACCAATTTTCGAATTTTTCATTTGCGTTTCATTAcgatttttaaaaacaatttttgagacacttttttaatatttcagtCATTGTTATCAGAATTATACATataattttacatcaatatatAATACTATCATTGATAAGATTTTCTATGAGAAAAATATGGAAGGATTCAACGATTCACCACTGTCGTCTAGCCAACTTATCAGAAACAGGTTTAGAGACCGATATAAAATGCTTGACTAACTCTAGTTGGCATAAATATAGTTTACTTACATAAAAAGAGATATTGTTCCAATAATACCACATATATGGTAAGCTCCTTTGATACTTTGCGGGTGAGTAAAACTCGCATCAATGACAAACCACCAACCagtgaaaaactgaaaaagatgGGTAGATGGGTAAGTTTACAAAAAATTGTATCTTGTAGGCCTAATGGTAATATCAAAAGACAGTAAGATATGTATTAACGATTTTTTAGACATAAGCATAGACTAAAACAATCTTAAGTATTAGATaagtataagttttctctgacgTAAGTTATAGTCAGCAATTAAAGTAAAACATTGCGACACGATTGCACagaagtctgttaaattttacCGGTGATGAAATAACGGTTACATggcacgagaaccaatcatagaaaaGTAAGAACAACTTCAATtagaatttatagtttgtataGAATAAATTGAGACTTGACCCGAGGAAATCACAGCGTTGCCACCTCGTGTAAAATTGCGACATCCTCAAATTTCTCATTTAACCATAGAATTGTTTGAAGAATATCAGCGGCGCTGGAATAGTTCTCCTACTGCATAATAGGGCCATCAGAATCATTACTGGCTCTGGCATCATCGATCATTGTCGCCCACTGTTTTGTGCTAAATCGGTCATGACTGTCATCTGCCTCTACATCTTCCATCTACATCTGCTAAGGGCACCCAGGAATGTTTGAGCCTGAGGAGTGACTTTCATGACTACAACACAAGAGGCACAAGAGGCAGAAGCCAACTCAACCTGCCATTCACAAGGCTGAATAGGACACAAAATGGCCATGGTAGCCTAAGAATGAGGCTCTTCAGCATCAGCAAGGGCTCTCACAATACTGAATTTTATCAAATGTATGCCTACCTATTCATTCCTTGTGAAAACTCCTCTTTATTCAATAAAGGAATTTTCCAATATCCTGGAATTTACCATCAAGAAATTTTATATATGAACTTTATGAGATACTGTCTCCTTTATGTGAAATTGTGTTTTTGCaccaaataatataatttgactaggctatattttgtttattaaataGTTTTTATAGGCTGTATCGAAATCATCTTTGTTGATATATGTTTTATGTGCTTGTTTTCTGACGAGCCAATTGCTAAAATGTAAGCTGAAAGGTAATAAATATCATTCATTCACTTATCATCCCCAATATTCCAGTAGTACTGAAAAAGTTCCAGGGTTGATCGATTAGaaggaaatttaattttcaagataaaattgaaaacatcgcaaaaaatgtttttcttttaaatatcacttctctcagaattatGAGATACTTATTGTCATACcaagtaattgaccgagcgaagtgaggtctaagattcaagtctacggtttggcatttctcttaatgtttaaatgtttgaatgtttatatgtttcgcatttacggcgaaacgtggtaatagattttcatgaaatttgacaggtatgttcttccttttttaattgcacgtatattacaaggtttttggaaattttgcatttcaaggataatataaaaggaaaaggagtctccttcatacgccaatattagaataaaaatcaaactatagaattattcatcataaatcagctgacaagtgattacacagatgtgtggagaagccaatctattgctgtatttccataaggtctatagtttcaatcagatacttgcGGAAGAGAATAATGTAAGAGgtcactgttcacagaactattagtgAGTATTTTCGTCATTGTCCAGACATTACGAGCAGAAAACttgacattttcaagtgaaatctGCTGACACGCCAAAGGGCAGCTTCACCTGTTCACCCCTGAAACCCCCaagtttttggattttttaaaaaactttctaCCTTATTCCAAAACCGTCGGTTTCAAGAGAAATAAGACAAtgaaatttccaattaattgaGTGATCGAGCTGGATTCTACGATTTCTGGTTTTGGAGCAACATATTTTCAAAAAGTGAAAAGCCTATTTTACAAGTTGGTTTTTTTCAATTCTGAAAATTCACTATTTCCACTCTATACAACTTGGAGTATTATAGAGTGATGATGGAAAATTACACATCATGTAAAAgtacaattaattctgaacaagCTTCctcagaaattttgaaatttagtatGGGAGGAGAGGGAGTACTagcaattgaatattttttaaaaaactaaacgtttacattagaatattaaatatattataatataattttataagagCACAGTTATGAAAAGTATAAGTACTGGAATTACTgggttttaaaataatttcccaattacaactgacaacttctcgatttcaaatcgtatgttctcaaattgaaatgatactttctcaaataaaattcactattctcaatattacaagtgatgacttctcaaatacaattgactattctcatttacatctgacattttctcaaatacaaatgactattctcaattacaattgaaactttctcaaatacagttgaaAAAGGTGTAGTTAGATGCACGTAATTCCAGGATTTCCTAGTGAGGAGGCGCTTATAAGGAAACCTTaaggataaaaatttcaaacccTCAAAACTTTTGACACAATAATCGGTATTCTATTACCAGAGTttattcttctcagctcgtcatgGCGGAAAATTTGTCCGTCCTGTACTTTATATTTTCAAgaacaaaaaatggccaatttatataattatagctGTAGGCTATAGGATATCTCGGTAGCCCGATATGGCACTTCTTGTGATGACTTAAAACAAGTTTGATGCTCACTGCCAGCCCATATTTCAACGTCTGGGCATCCATACTGTGTATGGACTTTACATATTAGCATCACTCTTGCACGTCAAAAAACACCAGTCTATGTTCTCAAAAAGAGAGAAAGTGCACACCTACAATACTCGGGGGAGGGCCAACTTGGATGTTCCGCGCCGTCGACTGTCTAAGGTTAGGGTTTTTTTCCGGTGCTGGCAATTAAGATGTTCAACTGACTGTCACATTCAGTGAAGGGACCTCAACTACCGCGTTCAAGAACACCTTATCAAGGTGGCTCATTGGGCGCCGCCAACTATATGTAAAatacagtttcaatttttgacaCAATCTATCCGGGGAAGCATGGTCATCGATCACGATATTGGATAAATAGGAAgaaatgatacttggtcttgaaTTGTGGAACAGAATCTTTACTTTCGGGCGaagtaaataatttttgtaaaaatatatttgtgaaCATAGAATTGTtagattcaaaaaattaaaagcttgaAAATATTCTCCTCGTTTTTAAAGTCTTTTTAACCGTATTAAAGTATTGAatatgggagtgaaaagagaaaaaatccaATACACCTTCCATTTACTTACATTTTGAGTAGCCTACCGTATTAGTTAGCAATTTTTTGAGTACGAAAATTTGAGTAAAAAAAGGAATTTTTTTATTCCTTTCCAGCTCATGAAAGATCTGACAAGTCCAGATGAGGTTTGATGGATGAAGTTGATCAGTTCGACTAGGTAttttttctcagttatttcttTCAAGTAAGCTTAGCTACATCAGTtgaaataaatgagtttatcttgaataaagattgaatcAAATAGTTTAGTTTTAAAGATAATGTAAGAACTAATTAATTAAACTTCAAATAGAGTATCAAATAcaatacaagaaaaaaataatgatcttcaACCAATATTGTCTTAAGttaattacataattataataagttaAGCTGAGCAAATTcgtaacaataaattatttttccacaaGCATTCTTAATATTTATCGAGGTAATAAACAATAATGTATTCTTTGTGAtgagataataaaatatatattttagataaaagtatttttttattgagaaGATAGTAcaaatcataacctcaaaacaAATTACTTACCAGAAGTCCAGCCAACATCGACGCAATAGAATTCCGACGTTCCCCTCCTTCAAACCAGACACACGAATGTAGATTATCAAAGCAAGTAGCCatattttacttttcaatttctacacaaAAATTTagttaaaatattaattttctgttttgatTGATCGATGATGAATACAAACTTTTCAGAAACGATGGTGCTGCTCCATCAAGACAGTGACAGGATTTGAAAAATGTGTCATGCCTTTTTGATCAAAAATTACTGTTCCTTGgggataataattgattttcaaaaaaagcaATTGTAAAGTGAGAGAAGAATTTCTCTacgttttgaaaattataatctaATCGAAAATGTCcgtcaatattaaaatttcgtttttgcttttttcaactttttgctGAATTGCCATCGCCATCGCCGGATCGCCGCCGCTAGACGAGTGTAGTGTAGCTTCCAAGATGGCCGTCAGCTCTGATGAATGCGTTGCACTGTAAATTTTAATCGATTttgcaatattaactgtttatgcaatgttttctatagttttttatttatattaatcattaataacaataataatcataatttattattgtcataGTGCGTTATTTCTATGCGGTGCAAGTAGTTTCATACTTTTGAGTCTTTCAAGTATCGGCTTCGTTTCAAGTGTAAAATACTGCATGTTTATGGGCGGCTGAAAATTGGTAAGTTCTTATTGTATGCCTTCAATCTCAATATCTTTCTCTATTACTTCAAATGAAACACCCTGATACTCTATGCAGTTAGCTATGCTATAGCTACAATTTTAGTACTATCCTCGGCTAAGATAGGAAAGCTAGAGTCTGCTCACTCTGATCATCCTAGGCTGATGGTGATACATTCGGTTCAGTACTGTTGATCAGCTTCCAATTTCCAGAAATTTCGGAACTACTTTTTATCTTTGAAAGTTTTGATTAATTAATGATTGCCATTCTGtataatttgaatgatttgagcTAAATAGACTagcttaatttattcaatttagacCATATACCAAAGTGCCCTCTTTCATTCTATCTAACCCTACAAAgacaacaaattcaattcaattttctttccatCCATGACCAGTCTTTACACTGGATAGATTTCgtcaaaagaaattaaaaacacTAATGTTCATAAAATTTACACAAACTATCGAGATGGCATGTCAAAGAGACAAATAAAACTACTGACCTCCTATTCACTTAAGGAATAGAGTGGAAGTTTGAGGAGTTTATCTCGAAGCacagttttaaattatttatcttcCAATTCACGGAGGCACAATGGGAGCCTGTTGAATATTTTCAGGGTGCGAATTGGAAAACTGTTGTGTGATCTGGCCAATCGCAATTGTGGCAGTTCTATATCATCACGTCTCCTCGTAAAATAATCATGAGCCTGGCCTCTCATTTGAAATTTATGTAGCTGTTCTTTTAGAAGCAATAACGAGGTAAGCAGGTACTGACTGAAGACTGTGAGGATCCGTAGCTCTTTGAACAGTGGCCGGCAGTGTTCCAGGTATGACGAGAATGTGATGATGCGGATCACCTTTTTTTGAAGAAGCAGAATCCTCTCACAACAACCCACATGTCCCCACAGCACAATCCCATACTTAATATGACTGTAGAACAAAGCATGTTACGCAGTCACCAGATAGCTTCTTGGCACAATGCTAATCAAATTGCGCATCAGATAAGTCACCTTGGAGAGCCGGCTACAGACCATGTTGATGTGCTGGTCCCATGACAGTGAGGCGTCTATCATAAAACCAAGCAGCTTAACCTGTGGTTCGCCAAAAGAAGGCGGTCCGCGTCTTAGAGTGCATAACATGTTCTGCGTCTTAGTCTGGTTCATGCACAGTCTATTTGATCCAAACCACGAACTGGCCTCTTCAAGCAGCTTGGCAGACCTGAGGATGGCCAATTGGGGATCCTCATCCTGGGCAACAAAAGTGGTGTCAACAATAATGCTTTACATTATGcttttaaaaaaacaaaaaaccttTAAAAGAACATTGGGTTACGAATATTGCCTAACCCCAACCTAAagatatctaatactaatacaatcttacttacttgatacttttGTGGTCTTCTCCAGCAGCCAGGGCTGCGGGAATTGTCAATTCATCTTTCCTAGAAATATATTACTTGGGTCTACATCAATcacattcaaaaatgaaaaactttttttgaGCGAAGCCCAAATAAATTAACTATAAGTTACTCTAAAGGTAACATGGGTTACGCGTAACTCCTAAGGATTTTGTCACCCACTTCTGACCGACTTATAGGTTCTAAATCACGGTTGCAGGAAGTTGATAGACAAGTAAGATAATACAAATAATCCAAGATATACAAATTTACTGCAGCCAAGGAAACAACAGAAAGTAAGCTATAATAGTCTTGGGTTACGTATAACTCCTGTTGTCTTTCTAAGGTTAACTGAATCAAACGTCATAACTATGCTTCTCTGTTTTACATATTCATTAGACTGGTAAAAGTAACAACTACTCACCTTAATCTAGATCCTCTTAATTTTCCCGATACTAAGTTATCGCTGCGTCACCGTTAACCAGTTGATTTTGGATAGGCTGTGGATTGTTGATTCAGAGCTTATTTTTTGTCTGTGAACACTTCACGCTCTCTGGTTCTAGATGATCGGATGAACCCATTTACAGATCATCGCCTCTTGCTTAGAATTTTTCTATGTACGGCACCATTCACTCCAGTATTTCGTAAAAGCATTCATTATAAGGCAAGGAACCTGATTGAGATTGACGTTACAGTAATGTAACCTGATGGAAcctgattgatttttattgttgagATTGACGTTACAGTAATGTTTAATCAACAGTACAAAATAGCCTACATATCTGGTTTCTAGGTTTGCTAAAATCAGAAACCTCAAATGCTGCAGATTTCAATGTAAGACAAAGTTCCTAGGTAACCATCCATGTTACAGTTTTACTGAAGATGTCTACTTACACAGGAAACCTATAGCTTTTTTCCCTATCGCTTTAGTAGACCTGGCAAATCGCAAATTTCTTACCCCATATTAAACAGATACACATTGTATCAAGTAAACTACACATGTCACATTCAAACCACTAAATGTGTCGTTCCAAACGTATTTAGAAACGTTTGGCTCTCAATGTGGTTACCCTTGCAACGGGAGTAGCAGTCGCCTAAATCATGAACTATTTGATCAATAGCTTACCAGCACAACCACAGAGCCAGCCGCTC from Nilaparvata lugens isolate BPH chromosome 11, ASM1435652v1, whole genome shotgun sequence harbors:
- the LOC111061664 gene encoding transmembrane protein 50A gives rise to the protein MATCFDNLHSCVWFEGGERRNSIASMLAGLLFFTGWWFVIDASFTHPQSIKGAYHICGIIGTISLFMINAVSNAQIRGDALFSGGCCGPRGTRAWLFFGFVLGFASVFASCWVFFADFLEKSYWAGAALFLQNLFIFAGSLVYKFGRVEDQWG